From Methanoculleus oceani, a single genomic window includes:
- a CDS encoding DUF5661 family protein, whose translation MARRDVTYEEAKAMGAQLGITWKEFDVEQFRRGMVVELEHGLHDPATNVTDDDLYLTAKIALAHLNEFPDYYDRLEGMEEKAEAYWAEHRAQG comes from the coding sequence ATGGCACGAAGAGACGTAACTTACGAAGAGGCAAAGGCGATGGGCGCGCAACTCGGTATCACCTGGAAGGAGTTCGACGTCGAACAATTCCGGCGCGGCATGGTCGTGGAACTCGAACACGGCCTCCATGACCCGGCGACGAACGTCACCGACGACGACCTCTATCTGACGGCAAAGATTGCGCTTGCGCATTTGAACGAGTTTCCGGACTACTACGACCGGCTCGAGGGGATGGAGGAGAAGGCCGAGGCCTACTGGGCGGAGCACAGGGCGCAGGGCTGA
- a CDS encoding GNAT family N-acetyltransferase, which yields MTQQPVLVTDRLLLRPFTLADAPEVQRLAGDYEVASSTLEIPYPYPDGAAENWVATHRPGFENGVHVVYAVTRARIGDLVGAVGLVEINRRHGRAELGYWVARPCWCRGYATEAARAAIEYGFSVLGLHRIYAMHFSRNPASGRVMEKCGMAHEAHLREHDRKWGVFEDVDVRGVLHDEWRERRTVPAIRECRVC from the coding sequence ATGACGCAACAGCCCGTCCTCGTGACCGACCGCCTGCTCCTGCGGCCCTTCACCCTCGCGGATGCCCCGGAGGTGCAGCGGCTCGCCGGCGATTATGAGGTCGCGTCCAGCACGCTCGAGATACCCTACCCCTACCCCGACGGAGCGGCTGAGAACTGGGTTGCCACCCACCGTCCCGGGTTCGAAAATGGAGTGCACGTCGTCTACGCCGTCACCCGGGCCCGGATCGGGGATCTCGTGGGCGCGGTCGGGCTCGTGGAGATCAACCGCCGTCACGGGCGGGCGGAGCTCGGCTACTGGGTCGCGAGACCCTGCTGGTGCCGGGGGTATGCGACCGAGGCCGCCCGGGCGGCGATCGAGTACGGGTTCTCCGTCCTCGGGTTGCACCGGATTTATGCCATGCATTTCTCCAGAAATCCGGCGTCGGGCAGGGTGATGGAGAAGTGCGGGATGGCACATGAGGCGCACCTCCGGGAGCATGACCGGAAGTGGGGTGTCTTTGAGGACGTCGACGTCCGGGGGGTCCTCCACGACGAGTGGCGGGAGCGGCGGACGGTCCCGGCGATCCGGGAGTGCCGGGTATGTTGA